The following coding sequences are from one Acidobacteriota bacterium window:
- a CDS encoding outer membrane protein transport protein, with the protein MHMRVFVMGLVFVALTFHPLPARATNGYFSHGFGTASKGMAGAGVALPLDSMAPATNPAAIVFVDPGWDVGVGLFSPDREYNVAGQPSGFPGTFGLAPGTVRSGSRLFPIPHGGVVWKSGAKGAFGLALYGNGGMNTSYDAPTFGVAPAGVDLSQMFLAPTYAIQFGERHAVGVTGLIGYQRFEARGLQAFGAFSMNSSALTDRDHSQSFGVGVRLGYIGRLTKHLSVGASYQSKVWMSEFSKYEGLFAGQGDFDVPSNWVVGVALMPTEAVDIVVDVQQVRYSEVDAVGNRMLPNMMQAPLGAATGAGFGWDDMTTVKLGLQIRGHGGVTWRGGYSYGNQPIPESEVLFNILAPGVMEQHATFGLSKELVPGKSIGFSVMHALRSRVEGPNPLEVPGLQRIELQMKQWEFEVGYSVKF; encoded by the coding sequence ATGCACATGCGCGTCTTCGTCATGGGTCTCGTGTTCGTCGCGCTCACCTTCCACCCCCTGCCCGCCCGTGCGACCAACGGGTACTTCTCGCACGGCTTCGGCACCGCCTCGAAGGGCATGGCCGGCGCCGGCGTGGCGCTGCCACTCGATTCGATGGCCCCAGCCACGAACCCGGCCGCCATCGTCTTCGTGGATCCCGGCTGGGATGTCGGCGTCGGGCTGTTCAGCCCCGACCGCGAGTACAACGTGGCCGGCCAGCCGTCCGGCTTCCCCGGCACGTTCGGCCTCGCGCCGGGCACCGTGCGCAGCGGCAGCCGGCTGTTCCCCATCCCGCACGGCGGGGTCGTCTGGAAGTCTGGAGCCAAGGGCGCGTTCGGCCTGGCCCTGTACGGGAACGGTGGCATGAACACCAGCTACGACGCACCGACCTTCGGCGTCGCGCCCGCTGGCGTCGACCTCTCGCAGATGTTCCTCGCTCCGACCTACGCCATCCAGTTCGGCGAGCGGCACGCCGTCGGCGTCACCGGCCTCATCGGCTACCAGCGCTTCGAGGCCCGCGGCCTCCAGGCGTTTGGCGCGTTCTCGATGAACTCCAGTGCCCTGACCGACCGCGATCACAGCCAGTCGTTCGGCGTCGGCGTGCGGCTCGGCTACATCGGACGTCTGACGAAGCACCTGTCGGTTGGCGCGTCCTACCAGAGCAAGGTGTGGATGAGCGAGTTCAGCAAGTACGAGGGACTGTTCGCCGGGCAGGGCGACTTCGACGTGCCGTCGAACTGGGTCGTCGGCGTGGCTCTCATGCCGACCGAGGCGGTCGACATCGTTGTCGACGTGCAGCAGGTGCGCTACAGCGAGGTCGACGCGGTGGGCAACCGCATGCTGCCGAACATGATGCAGGCGCCGCTCGGGGCCGCCACCGGCGCCGGGTTCGGTTGGGACGACATGACGACCGTCAAGCTCGGCTTGCAGATCCGTGGCCACGGCGGCGTCACGTGGCGGGGCGGCTACTCGTACGGCAACCAGCCCATTCCCGAGAGCGAGGTCCTCTTCAACATCCTGGCCCCGGGCGTGATGGAACAGCACGCGACGTTCGGGCTGTCGAAGGAGCTCGTCCCCGGCAAGTCGATCGGCTTCTCCGTGATGCACGCGTTGCGCTCGCGCGTCGAGGGTCCGAACCCGCTCGAGGTCCCCGGGCTCCAGCGAATCGAGCTGCAGATGAAGCAGTGGGAGTTCGAGGTCGGCTACTCGGTCAAGTTCTGA